The genomic segment TCACCCTGATCGAACTGCTGGTCGTGATCGCGATCATTGCAATCCTCGCAGGATTGTTGTTACCCGCCCTTGCCAAGGCGAAGGAACAGGGGAAGCGCGTTCGGTGCATCGCGAATTTGAAACAAGTCGGCCTTGCTGGAACGATGTACGGCGACGACAATAACAACGCTCTGTTTTACGTGGGTCGTGGCGCCGGGGCGTACATTCCTAACGACGGACAATGGACGTTAAATCCCAATTCTACTGCAACGCTACCACCTGACCACCCGCTAGCTTATTGGGGAATTGGCTACATCAATTACCTGGGCGGACATAATTCTCAGGGCGGAGCAAAGGAAGTGTTTAACTGTCCGAGTCACAAGATCGTGGATGAGTGGCATGATGACGGTCGCTATTATCCGCATGATTTCTGGAAAAATTCCACCATTGGAATCTGCCAATACCTGATTACGCCTTCGCCCTACGGAACCGTCTCGAAGACGGCGCCGCTGAAGATCTCGGATCTCGCAAGCCCGACCACGACCATTTTCGCACAGGACTCGGCGGAACAGCGAATGGAAGGGTCGGACGATAGCATCGCGTTGTTTCCCGGGCAGACGCGAATTCTGACGCAGTGGGTTGGTCCCGGAGGATTGGGTCAAACCCTCTACAACAACTATGATTTTACATGGGAGTGGTTTCGACATAACAAGAAGTGCGAAACAATTTGGATGCCGGGCAACGTGTCCGTGATTCCGTTTAAGGGTTTGAACAAGGGGGTGGATTATCGCTGGTACACGGGCGATTTCCCCACCAACCAGCCGAACTTCTAGTTTTATGCATTTGTTTCGTAATCGTGCGGCGTTCGGGGCGGCGATGCCTGTTTTGGTTGTGCTCATCGGAGCGGCGGGATGCAGCAGAACGTCAGTCAACTCTCCTCGGGCACTGGCCCCCGAGCAGGTCGCGCCCACCCTCAATAGTGCGTTCAAAGACGCCAAACCCGATGTGAAGGAGGCTGCCAGCGGAGTGGTGGCCGCTCTGCAGTCCCAGGATGCTCCGAAGGCGTTTGTGCAATCGCAGAATCTTACCGAGCGGCCGGATCTGACCCCGGAACAACGCACGGCAGCGGCGCTATCAAGGGCCGCTGCTCTGACGCAGTTGCAGGCTGCTGCCGCCAACGGAAACAAAGCGGCGGAGGATCTTCTGCAAGCCTATCGCGCCAGCAAATGAAGCTGAGTTCCATAATGATCACATCCAAACGCAAACTTTCGACACCCCGGCAAGTGTCGGCTATTCCGCAGACAAAACCCCATGGAAGACTATGAAAATCAGAACCCACATCGCGAAATACCTGGCGTTGCTGGCCATTGCCCTTGGCCTGGCGCCTGAATTAAAAGCGGCCATCACCGACAATTTGGTCGTCCACCTGACGTTTGACAACGATTACAACGATTCGTCGGGCAACGGGATCAACGGCGCGGCGACCGGTACGCCAACGTTCGAAGCCGGCACACTCGGACAGGCCGTGCACATCACCAGCACGGGAGATGACGTGACCAATAACTACGTCACGCTCGGCTACCCCGCCGGATTGGAGTTGGGCACGAGTGATTTTTCCGTCTCCTTCTGGGTCAAGGTGTTTTCCCAGAATGATGACAAGCCATTCATTGCAAACAAGGACTGGGGCAGCGGCGGCAACCAGGGTTTTGTCATCGCCAGTGAGGGCGACGGATTGAAGTGGAATTTTAAGGACGATCAATCCGCGCGCCGCGACAGCCCGCATGTCGCGCCGCAGGTGTTGGACAAGAATTGGCACCATGTCGCGGTCACCTTCCAGCGGAACAGCGTCGGCACGATTTATGTGGACGGTGTCTCGGTCAACACGACGAGTGTGGCGCCGGATTCGGGCAAAGCGGTGGGTAGCGTGGACACGGACACCCTCGGCCTCTCCATGAATCTGGGCCAGGACGGGATCGGGACTTACACGGACGGAACGGGTGCGGCGGCGATCGATATGCTGATGGATGACCTGGGAATCTGGCGCCGCGTATTGAGCGGCGCCGAGGTCAACGCGATCTACAGCTTTGGTTTGAATGGGACGAACCTGGCGAATGTTCCCATCATTGACCCGTTTGTGACCTCCACAATTCCGGCTCCCCTAGCCACGGACGTTTTGCCATCCGCGCCCATTTCCGCGGTGATCACGGACGGAGGCATCAACAAGCTGGCCACAAATTCAATCCAGTTTCTGCTGAACGGGACCGCCAAGACGCCTTCGATCACAAAAAGCGGGACTGACACCACTGTACAATATACCCCTCCAAGCATGCTGCCAGCTGGTTCGGCCAATACCGTGACGTTGATCTTTGCGAACAACGCCACGCCCGCCACCACGTTCACCAACACCTGGGCGTTTACGGTTGCTAACTATCACGTGATTCCATCCACCGCCGGCACAGCACCAGGCTCGGCCAACACCCCCGGATTCCGCGCCCGCTCGGTGCAGGCGCGTATGGATGCCAACCTGCCCAATTCAATCGCTCGCCAGGAAGCGCAACTGGCAGGGACGTTGATCGATCCGACCACGGGCCAGCCTTACGTCAATCACGCCTTTCCGGGGCCGAACAGCGATGGCAGCTACGACATTGACCTGGTCAATTTCAATCTCGGTGGCGGCGATGCGGGGAGCGTTCCCGGTGACTTGGACTTTACGACCGTGGGTGTTCCCGGCGACGAATCCAGTGGATTCAATTTCGCGGTCGAAATACTTGCCTTTCTGGATTTAAAGGCGGGCTACCACCGCTTCGGCGTCAACAGCGATGACGGTTTCGTGCTCCGGGCCGGGCCGGACGCGCGTGACGCCACCTCGCAGGTGCTTGGCTTTTATGATGGCGGCCGCGGCCCAGGCGATACTTTTGCCGATTTCGTCGTCCAGACAGACGGCGTCTATTCGTTTCGGCTTGGCTACGAACAAGGCAATGGAGGGGCGGCCTTGGAATTCTTCTCGGTGGACCTGACCACGGGAACGAGGACGCTGATTAACGATCCCAGTGATCCGAACGCGGTGAAAGCCTACCGCGTCAGGCCGGGATCCGGTGCGACCCCGTTTGTCTCCGTGCTGGTGCCAAGCAGTCCGGTTAACATCGGGCCTGATGTGGTGATCAGCGCCACCATTCAGAATTCGGCCACGGCCGTCGTGACCAACAGCATCAAGCTCTATTTCGACGGCACGCAGGTGCAGCCGAGCATTCAGCCTTCGAGCGGGACGAACACACTCGTCCAGTACGATCCGCCGGGGTTGCTCGCGAGTCTTTCGACACACGATTTGCAGCTGGTTTTTGCCGACAACGGCACGCCGGTTACGACGAAGACCAACGAGTTTCAATTCTCCGTCAGCAGCTACGTAAACAAGATTCTGCCAACGCCGATTTACTTTGAGAACTTCGAATCGGCCGTCGAAGGCGGACTTCCAGCCGGTTGGACCTCCACCAATAATACCGATTCGCTTGAACCGGGCTCGCCTCCTGATATCGGGGATCCCAAATCGGACGCATACCTCGGCTGGTTGGTGATCACGCGCGACCAG from the Candidatus Angelobacter sp. genome contains:
- a CDS encoding type II secretion system protein, translating into MKSSNRAPTGNSADQAPHIAPGGPVRCGGFTLIELLVVIAIIAILAGLLLPALAKAKEQGKRVRCIANLKQVGLAGTMYGDDNNNALFYVGRGAGAYIPNDGQWTLNPNSTATLPPDHPLAYWGIGYINYLGGHNSQGGAKEVFNCPSHKIVDEWHDDGRYYPHDFWKNSTIGICQYLITPSPYGTVSKTAPLKISDLASPTTTIFAQDSAEQRMEGSDDSIALFPGQTRILTQWVGPGGLGQTLYNNYDFTWEWFRHNKKCETIWMPGNVSVIPFKGLNKGVDYRWYTGDFPTNQPNF
- a CDS encoding LamG domain-containing protein, whose protein sequence is MKIRTHIAKYLALLAIALGLAPELKAAITDNLVVHLTFDNDYNDSSGNGINGAATGTPTFEAGTLGQAVHITSTGDDVTNNYVTLGYPAGLELGTSDFSVSFWVKVFSQNDDKPFIANKDWGSGGNQGFVIASEGDGLKWNFKDDQSARRDSPHVAPQVLDKNWHHVAVTFQRNSVGTIYVDGVSVNTTSVAPDSGKAVGSVDTDTLGLSMNLGQDGIGTYTDGTGAAAIDMLMDDLGIWRRVLSGAEVNAIYSFGLNGTNLANVPIIDPFVTSTIPAPLATDVLPSAPISAVITDGGINKLATNSIQFLLNGTAKTPSITKSGTDTTVQYTPPSMLPAGSANTVTLIFANNATPATTFTNTWAFTVANYHVIPSTAGTAPGSANTPGFRARSVQARMDANLPNSIARQEAQLAGTLIDPTTGQPYVNHAFPGPNSDGSYDIDLVNFNLGGGDAGSVPGDLDFTTVGVPGDESSGFNFAVEILAFLDLKAGYHRFGVNSDDGFVLRAGPDARDATSQVLGFYDGGRGPGDTFADFVVQTDGVYSFRLGYEQGNGGAALEFFSVDLTTGTRTLINDPSDPNAVKAYRVRPGSGATPFVSVLVPSSPVNIGPDVVISATIQNSATAVVTNSIKLYFDGTQVQPSIQPSSGTNTLVQYDPPGLLASLSTHDLQLVFADNGTPVTTKTNEFQFSVSSYVNKILPTPIYFENFESAVEGGLPAGWTSTNNTDSLEPGSPPDIGDPKSDAYLGWLVITRDQVYINGTNDFHVWEADDPDGRVSTIAPGQVVNGVVLAPTNLMENKFVYIESDERGGNQVAMLFSPNYDLTGKSNIWVSFHSSYEQNQDNIGALEYSVDGGTNWLPVLYMLDGPDIVHFPDGSVDAVTTLNQINTDTAYGTSYGTYIAAPISQALAPYISARVNDDNVESHRVELFPLPQADNKSKVTFRFAYAGTASWYWGVDDFGLYSIPPVSSSPTLSISSAAGSVTISWPSAVTGFTLESTDSLTAPSWSPVSGVANNSVTITVGAGNKFYRLHQ